Proteins encoded within one genomic window of Jiangella mangrovi:
- a CDS encoding polysaccharide deacetylase family protein, with product MGHLQLPEGKKIAVNLGTDFDAQCLWLGAFNRNSPSFMSRGEFGAEVGVPRLLELYERYGVKSTWFTPGHSVDTFPQWCKKILDGGHEFGHHGYYHEIPPAISRDTERRLVDLAFESFKRVLGVRPTGYRSPYWDYSENTLDIIEESGFTYDSSLMARDLVPYHPQRWQVNWEQGNVAGKASHVLEIPVNWYLDDFPPLAYTGTSTGMQDTESIFRRWRDIFDYAYERVENPVYATCVHPQIVGQAHHMLWYERLIEHISSKDGVWFATLDEIAAVWVDDEDDHARMALPDVRGTQPPPADSSWAAGAA from the coding sequence ATGGGACACCTCCAGCTGCCCGAGGGCAAGAAGATCGCCGTCAACCTGGGCACCGACTTCGACGCCCAGTGCCTGTGGCTCGGCGCGTTCAACCGCAACAGCCCGTCGTTCATGTCGCGCGGTGAGTTCGGCGCCGAGGTCGGCGTGCCGCGGCTGCTCGAGCTGTACGAGCGCTACGGTGTGAAGTCGACCTGGTTCACGCCCGGCCACTCCGTCGACACCTTCCCGCAGTGGTGCAAGAAGATCCTCGACGGCGGCCACGAGTTCGGCCACCACGGCTACTACCACGAGATCCCGCCGGCCATCAGCCGCGACACCGAGCGCCGGCTGGTCGACCTCGCGTTCGAGTCGTTCAAGCGGGTCCTCGGCGTCCGCCCGACGGGGTACCGCTCGCCCTACTGGGACTACAGCGAGAACACGCTGGACATCATCGAGGAGTCCGGCTTCACCTACGACAGCAGCCTCATGGCCCGCGACCTGGTGCCGTACCACCCGCAGCGCTGGCAGGTGAACTGGGAGCAGGGCAATGTCGCCGGCAAGGCCAGCCACGTGCTGGAGATCCCGGTGAACTGGTACCTCGACGACTTCCCGCCCCTGGCCTACACCGGGACGTCGACGGGGATGCAGGACACCGAGTCGATCTTCCGGCGCTGGCGCGACATCTTCGACTACGCCTACGAGCGGGTCGAGAACCCGGTCTACGCCACCTGCGTGCACCCGCAGATCGTCGGGCAGGCGCACCACATGCTCTGGTACGAGCGGCTCATCGAGCACATCTCGTCGAAGGACGGGGTCTGGTTCGCCACGCTCGACGAGATCGCCGCCGTCTGGGTCGACGACGAGGACGACCACGCGCGCATGGCACTGCCCGACGTGCGCGGCACCCAGCCGCCGCCGGCCGACTCCAGCTGGGCCGCCGGGGCGGCCTGA
- a CDS encoding ABC transporter substrate-binding protein — protein MARVFGAPADATRWACVDDRDVLSSAPRGWPDADPALLTYVHAAAAAGEPAAFLWSGGPGRVVAVGVTPVWSAGPRPVAEVTTEAAPAPYGLTWRELQVLTLVAGGLTNTEIAARLRTARRTVATHVERLLTKLEVPTRTAAASTAVDARLLVLPIPGGAGGLAAIGVQRLEAAVSRRTTAPARPGPRPVRKHPIVIGGVYPAEGRLSADGQGRRRAAELAVGEVNAHGGVDGHELVHVAVEADLADLTSLAGGIDDLVGRGVDAVTLGYTLARHDFAGVFASAADHGCPVLHSATSQSAQSLVLEEPVRFGNVFQVCAPESRYGVGFVRALRDFEASGSWRPHRRELLVVDSTDPHLTTFTAQAHEAAERAGWRVEVERVDFLRPGWRQVLDVIGQRDPAAVMVATWVEPSLLDFLRRFRATGSQALVYAIYAPSVPGFLERAGALAEGLSWATVIGTYQDGLAGRFAHEFAGAHHSDPGRSGAGIHYDMVHLLTQAWRQVANPHDTAAVNQQLRTLVYRGVSGAYWFGSPGQSALTYPDDTADPSIAQAHLVHQVQDGRHVIVAPSPYAQGTFRPPPLSSTGPPGAAAR, from the coding sequence ATGGCACGCGTCTTCGGCGCACCCGCCGACGCGACCCGCTGGGCCTGCGTCGACGATCGCGACGTGCTCAGCAGCGCGCCGCGCGGCTGGCCGGACGCCGACCCCGCGCTGCTGACGTACGTGCACGCCGCGGCGGCGGCCGGCGAGCCGGCGGCGTTCCTGTGGAGCGGCGGGCCGGGCCGGGTGGTGGCGGTCGGCGTCACCCCGGTCTGGTCCGCCGGCCCGCGCCCGGTCGCCGAGGTGACCACCGAGGCCGCGCCCGCGCCGTACGGCCTCACCTGGCGCGAGCTGCAGGTGCTGACGCTAGTCGCGGGCGGGCTGACGAACACCGAGATCGCGGCGCGGCTGCGCACGGCGCGCCGGACGGTGGCCACGCACGTCGAGCGGCTGCTCACCAAACTCGAGGTGCCCACCCGCACGGCCGCGGCGTCGACGGCGGTCGACGCCCGGCTGCTGGTGCTGCCCATCCCCGGCGGCGCCGGTGGGCTGGCGGCCATCGGCGTGCAGCGGCTCGAGGCGGCGGTGTCACGGCGGACGACGGCGCCGGCCCGGCCGGGGCCGAGACCGGTGCGCAAGCACCCGATCGTCATCGGCGGCGTGTATCCCGCCGAGGGCCGGCTGTCCGCCGACGGCCAGGGCCGGCGACGGGCGGCGGAGCTGGCCGTCGGCGAGGTGAACGCCCACGGCGGTGTCGACGGGCACGAGCTGGTGCACGTCGCCGTCGAGGCCGACCTCGCCGACCTCACGTCGCTCGCCGGGGGCATCGACGACCTCGTCGGACGCGGTGTCGACGCCGTGACGCTGGGCTACACGCTGGCCCGGCACGACTTCGCCGGTGTGTTCGCCTCGGCCGCGGACCACGGCTGCCCGGTCCTGCACTCGGCGACGTCGCAGAGCGCGCAGTCGCTGGTGCTCGAGGAGCCGGTGCGCTTCGGCAACGTCTTCCAGGTGTGCGCGCCCGAGAGCCGCTACGGCGTCGGGTTCGTGCGGGCGCTGCGTGACTTCGAGGCGTCCGGGTCGTGGCGGCCGCACCGCCGCGAGCTGCTCGTCGTCGACTCCACCGACCCGCACCTGACCACGTTCACCGCGCAGGCGCACGAGGCCGCCGAGCGGGCCGGCTGGCGGGTCGAGGTCGAGCGGGTCGACTTCCTGCGGCCCGGCTGGCGGCAGGTCCTCGACGTCATCGGGCAGCGCGACCCGGCCGCCGTCATGGTCGCCACGTGGGTCGAGCCGAGCCTGCTCGACTTCCTGCGCCGGTTCCGGGCCACCGGGTCACAGGCGCTGGTCTACGCCATCTACGCGCCGTCGGTGCCGGGCTTCCTCGAGCGAGCCGGCGCGCTGGCCGAGGGGTTGTCGTGGGCGACGGTCATCGGCACCTACCAGGACGGTCTGGCCGGGCGGTTCGCGCACGAGTTCGCCGGCGCGCACCACAGCGACCCGGGCCGCTCCGGCGCCGGCATCCACTACGACATGGTCCACCTGCTCACGCAGGCCTGGCGGCAGGTCGCCAACCCGCACGACACCGCCGCCGTCAATCAGCAGCTGCGCACGCTGGTGTACCGCGGGGTCAGCGGCGCCTACTGGTTCGGCAGCCCCGGCCAGTCGGCGCTGACCTACCCCGACGACACCGCCGACCCGTCCATCGCCCAGGCGCACCTCGTGCACCAGGTGCAGGACGGCCGGCACGTCATCGTGGCGCCGTCGCCGTACGCCCAGGGGACGTTCCGCCCGCCGCCACTCAGCTCGACCGGCCCGCCCGGTGCCGCAGCACGCTGA
- a CDS encoding class I SAM-dependent methyltransferase, translating to MAKPTRWLSETKEGHSQWYIERFRKLAADGADLTGEARLVDAMLPRGARVLDAGCGTGRIAAALHARGHIVVGVDVDPALIEAARTDYPGPRYLVADLSELDLGETFDAAVLAGNVMVFLAPDTETEVLRRVGAHVVPDGFVVAGFHVNRHLALADFDAAVHEAGLRLEHRFATWDLRAWHDDADFAVSVLRHRAGRSS from the coding sequence ATGGCGAAGCCGACGCGCTGGCTGTCCGAGACCAAAGAGGGCCACTCGCAGTGGTACATCGAGCGGTTCCGGAAGCTCGCGGCCGACGGCGCCGACCTGACGGGTGAGGCGCGGCTGGTCGACGCCATGCTCCCTCGCGGCGCCCGCGTGCTCGATGCCGGCTGCGGCACCGGGCGCATCGCCGCGGCGCTGCATGCGCGCGGGCACATCGTCGTCGGCGTCGACGTCGACCCGGCGCTGATCGAGGCGGCGCGGACCGACTACCCCGGCCCGCGCTACCTCGTCGCCGACCTCTCCGAGCTGGACCTCGGCGAGACGTTCGACGCCGCGGTGCTGGCCGGCAACGTCATGGTGTTCCTGGCACCGGACACCGAGACCGAGGTGCTGCGCCGGGTGGGCGCGCACGTCGTGCCGGACGGGTTCGTCGTCGCCGGCTTCCACGTGAACCGGCACCTCGCCCTGGCCGACTTCGATGCGGCCGTGCACGAGGCCGGGCTGCGGTTGGAGCACCGGTTCGCCACCTGGGACCTGCGCGCCTGGCACGACGACGCCGACTTCGCGGTCAGCGTGCTGCGGCACCGGGCGGGCCGGTCGAGCTGA
- a CDS encoding exo-alpha-sialidase, with amino-acid sequence MEHTPISRRTLVLGAAAGTAAIGALASPAAALPRAATASADTGDFHESLVFQAGDDGLAVFHVFGLTTTVAGSVLAFSEARITQHDADPHHIAVRRSRDGGRTWEPLRYVRRSDGVQSFINPTPLVDRETGRIFLFHAECFRDAGNTGGSPDSSRLYVVTSDDDGETWSSPTELTQLFDGDPNGQTLHMPGPGHGLQLADGRLMLQVWHRRAIAFPVAERRYGVTVIHSDDGGATWQAGGGVPLDGAYPLNEARLIERPDGSLVVLGRYASGGTHPRITSVSTDRGATWSPPVLDAAARPVNAIDTGIVRLSGLGEREDSRLVFSRTDSPTRRNMTVSISYDEGMSWPYSRVLTEGPASYSDTVALPDGRIGVLYGRESQPGVTTSFSRDIVFATFDLAWLTGGADTGRRGPATRLGFEVEDLPSTTSPGLTVVRTADAAASGGAVVEVRATDYGQYLEATIEITRGGQYDLYARFRHQANAGVVVIDVDGERLGGPFDTSTVSVRSFKTERVGRVALGRGTHTVRFTVVDKNVDASGVRFAPDLIGLVLA; translated from the coding sequence GTGGAACACACCCCGATCAGCCGTCGCACCCTCGTCCTCGGCGCCGCCGCCGGCACCGCCGCGATCGGCGCGCTGGCCTCGCCCGCCGCCGCCCTGCCTCGGGCGGCGACGGCCTCGGCCGACACCGGCGACTTCCACGAGTCGCTGGTGTTCCAGGCCGGCGACGACGGCCTCGCGGTCTTCCACGTCTTCGGGCTGACGACGACGGTGGCCGGCTCGGTGCTGGCGTTCTCCGAAGCCCGCATCACCCAGCACGACGCCGACCCGCACCACATCGCCGTCCGCCGCAGCCGCGACGGCGGCCGCACCTGGGAGCCGCTGCGCTACGTGCGCCGCTCCGACGGCGTCCAGTCCTTCATCAACCCGACGCCGCTGGTCGACCGCGAGACCGGGCGCATCTTCCTGTTCCACGCCGAGTGCTTCCGCGACGCGGGCAACACCGGCGGCTCGCCGGACAGCTCCCGGCTGTACGTCGTGACCAGCGACGACGACGGCGAGACGTGGTCGTCGCCGACCGAGCTGACCCAGCTGTTCGACGGCGACCCGAACGGCCAGACGCTGCACATGCCCGGCCCGGGGCACGGCCTGCAGCTCGCCGACGGCCGGCTGATGCTGCAGGTCTGGCACCGCAGGGCCATCGCGTTCCCGGTCGCCGAGCGGCGCTACGGCGTCACCGTCATCCACAGCGACGACGGCGGCGCCACCTGGCAGGCGGGCGGCGGCGTGCCGCTGGACGGCGCCTACCCGCTGAACGAGGCCCGGTTGATCGAGCGGCCCGACGGCTCGCTGGTGGTGCTCGGCCGGTACGCGTCGGGCGGCACGCACCCGCGCATCACGTCGGTCAGCACCGACCGCGGCGCCACCTGGTCCCCGCCCGTGCTCGACGCGGCGGCCCGGCCGGTCAACGCGATCGACACCGGCATCGTCCGGCTCAGCGGGCTGGGGGAGCGCGAGGACAGCCGGCTGGTGTTCTCGCGCACCGACTCGCCGACGCGCCGCAACATGACCGTCTCGATCTCCTACGACGAGGGCATGAGCTGGCCGTACAGCCGCGTCCTGACCGAAGGCCCGGCGTCGTACTCCGACACCGTCGCGCTGCCGGACGGGCGCATCGGCGTGCTGTACGGCCGCGAGAGCCAGCCCGGCGTGACGACCAGCTTCTCGCGCGACATCGTGTTCGCGACCTTCGACCTGGCCTGGCTGACCGGCGGCGCCGACACCGGCCGCCGCGGCCCGGCCACGCGCCTCGGCTTCGAGGTCGAGGACCTGCCGTCGACGACGTCGCCCGGCCTGACCGTGGTCCGGACGGCGGACGCGGCGGCTAGTGGCGGCGCCGTCGTCGAGGTGCGGGCCACCGACTACGGCCAGTACCTCGAGGCGACCATCGAGATCACCCGCGGCGGCCAGTACGACCTGTACGCGCGGTTCCGGCACCAGGCGAACGCCGGCGTCGTGGTCATCGACGTCGACGGTGAGCGGCTCGGCGGCCCGTTCGACACCTCGACGGTGTCGGTGCGCTCCTTCAAGACCGAGCGGGTGGGCCGGGTGGCGCTGGGCCGGGGGACGCACACCGTCCGGTTCACCGTCGTCGACAAGAACGTCGACGCCAGCGGCGTGCGGTTCGCTCCCGACCTCATCGGGCTGGTCCTCGCGTGA
- a CDS encoding dihydrodipicolinate synthase family protein, whose protein sequence is MNGRDLLSGVMVPLVTPMSAPGEPSAAAAYDLLAALARAGARSLMLFGSNGEGPLLPTSALTEFAAGVAARWRELTGDGPVLVNVTAAGTAEALERAAAVRLAEPDAVVVSPPIYFRHRDDEVVAHFAAFAGLGVPVVAYNVPSYSVPMTPAVLDEVLAMPHVVGIKDSSGDLALLGHLVAAARRRPDVGVSQGSETQLVAGLEAGADGIVPGIANLAPVLCTELYDAFRSGRMAAADAAQETADRVLALHTVRRGVPAVKAVLAARGLCPPHVAAPFVPASPAERAGLLDLLAPLDAHLITPR, encoded by the coding sequence ATGAACGGCCGAGACCTGCTGAGCGGCGTCATGGTCCCGCTCGTGACGCCGATGAGCGCGCCCGGCGAGCCGTCCGCCGCCGCGGCGTACGACCTGCTCGCGGCGCTGGCTCGGGCCGGCGCGCGCAGCCTCATGCTGTTCGGCAGCAACGGCGAGGGCCCGCTGCTGCCCACGTCCGCCCTGACGGAGTTCGCGGCCGGTGTCGCGGCGCGCTGGCGCGAGCTCACCGGCGACGGTCCGGTGCTGGTCAACGTCACGGCCGCGGGGACGGCCGAGGCGCTGGAGCGGGCCGCCGCCGTCCGCCTGGCCGAGCCGGACGCCGTCGTCGTCAGCCCGCCGATCTACTTCCGGCACCGCGACGACGAGGTGGTCGCCCACTTCGCCGCGTTCGCCGGGCTCGGCGTGCCGGTGGTCGCGTACAACGTGCCGAGCTACAGCGTGCCGATGACACCCGCGGTGCTCGACGAGGTGCTGGCGATGCCGCACGTCGTCGGCATCAAGGACAGCTCCGGCGACCTCGCGCTGCTGGGTCACCTGGTCGCCGCGGCCCGCCGCCGTCCCGACGTCGGGGTCAGCCAGGGGTCGGAGACGCAGCTGGTCGCCGGGCTCGAGGCGGGCGCCGACGGCATCGTGCCCGGCATCGCGAACCTCGCACCGGTGCTCTGTACCGAGCTGTACGACGCGTTCCGGTCCGGGCGCATGGCCGCCGCCGACGCCGCGCAGGAGACCGCCGACCGCGTCCTCGCGCTGCATACCGTCCGCCGCGGCGTGCCCGCCGTCAAGGCCGTCCTCGCCGCCCGCGGCCTCTGCCCGCCGCACGTCGCGGCCCCGTTCGTCCCCGCGAGCCCGGCCGAACGCGCCGGGCTGCTCGACCTGCTCGCCCCGCTCGACGCGCACCTGATCACCCCCCGTTGA
- a CDS encoding FAD-dependent oxidoreductase, translating into MSSETATTTDILVVGGGLGGVAAALAALRRGRSVLLTEETDWIGGQLTSQGVPPDEHAWIEQFGSTRTYRELRENIRAYYRTWYPLTDWAREARDLNPGQGKVSRLCHEPRVGAAVLEAMVAPWIAAGRLRILYRHRPVAASVDGDRVTAVVVEGPDGVRVEIRAPYVLDATELGDLLPLTGTEHVTGFESRHDTGEPSAPDEAQPDNMQAFSWVFAVEHRAGEDHTVDRPAGYAAWREYQPPKWPNPLISLRAPDPRTLEPFERAFVPNGDTGPVVADQSKDPGDRELWAFRRIVARSVFRPGFADSDVTVVNWPMIDYLPGPLIGVSDEERDKHLAGARELSMSMLYWLQTEAPRPDGGTGWPGLRLRGDVMGTTDGLAKAPYIRESRRILSRRRVVEQDLSLAVRGDAGAVEYPDSVGVGMYRIDLHPSTGGDTYIDVASSPFQIPLGALVPQRVRNLLPAGKNIGTTHITNGCYRLHPVEWNVGEVAGALAAHCLAGGLEPGQVHESGDRLAAFQDDLAADGVELAWPAIKGY; encoded by the coding sequence GTGAGCAGTGAGACGGCAACGACGACCGACATCCTCGTGGTGGGCGGTGGGCTCGGCGGCGTCGCCGCGGCCCTCGCGGCACTGCGGCGAGGCAGGTCCGTCCTGCTCACCGAGGAGACCGACTGGATCGGCGGCCAGCTGACCAGCCAGGGCGTCCCGCCGGACGAGCACGCCTGGATCGAGCAGTTCGGCAGCACCCGCACCTACCGCGAGCTGCGCGAGAACATCCGCGCCTACTACCGCACCTGGTACCCGCTGACCGACTGGGCCCGCGAGGCCCGCGACCTCAACCCCGGCCAGGGGAAGGTCAGCCGGCTCTGCCACGAGCCGCGCGTCGGCGCCGCCGTGCTCGAGGCCATGGTGGCGCCCTGGATCGCAGCCGGCCGGCTGCGCATTCTCTACCGGCACCGCCCGGTGGCCGCGAGCGTCGACGGCGACCGCGTCACCGCCGTCGTGGTCGAGGGTCCCGACGGCGTCCGGGTCGAGATCCGCGCGCCCTACGTCCTCGACGCCACCGAGCTGGGCGACCTGCTGCCGCTCACCGGCACCGAGCACGTCACCGGGTTCGAGTCGCGGCACGACACCGGCGAGCCCAGCGCGCCCGACGAGGCGCAGCCGGACAACATGCAGGCGTTCTCGTGGGTGTTCGCGGTCGAGCACCGCGCCGGCGAGGACCACACCGTCGACCGCCCCGCCGGGTACGCCGCGTGGCGCGAGTACCAGCCGCCGAAGTGGCCGAACCCGCTGATCAGCCTGCGTGCGCCGGACCCGCGGACGCTGGAGCCGTTCGAGCGGGCCTTCGTCCCCAACGGCGACACCGGCCCGGTCGTCGCCGACCAGAGCAAGGACCCGGGCGACCGCGAGCTGTGGGCGTTCCGCCGCATCGTCGCGCGCTCGGTGTTCCGGCCCGGCTTCGCCGACAGCGACGTCACCGTCGTCAACTGGCCGATGATCGACTACCTGCCCGGCCCGCTCATCGGGGTCAGCGACGAGGAGCGCGACAAGCACCTCGCCGGCGCCCGCGAGCTGTCGATGTCGATGCTCTACTGGCTGCAGACCGAGGCGCCGCGGCCCGACGGCGGCACCGGCTGGCCGGGGCTGCGGCTGCGCGGCGACGTCATGGGCACGACCGACGGCCTGGCGAAGGCGCCGTACATCCGCGAGTCGCGCCGCATCCTCTCGCGGCGCCGCGTCGTCGAGCAGGACCTGTCGCTGGCTGTGCGCGGCGACGCCGGGGCGGTCGAGTACCCGGACTCCGTCGGCGTCGGCATGTACCGCATCGACCTGCACCCCTCGACCGGCGGCGACACTTACATCGACGTCGCCAGCAGCCCGTTCCAGATCCCGCTCGGCGCGCTGGTCCCGCAGCGGGTGCGCAACCTGCTGCCGGCCGGCAAGAACATCGGGACGACGCACATCACCAACGGCTGCTACCGGCTGCACCCGGTCGAGTGGAACGTCGGCGAGGTGGCCGGCGCGCTGGCCGCGCACTGCCTGGCCGGTGGACTGGAGCCGGGCCAGGTGCACGAGTCCGGTGACCGGCTGGCCGCGTTCCAGGACGACCTGGCCGCCGACGGCGTCGAGCTGGCGTGGCCTGCGATCAAGGGGTACTGA
- a CDS encoding MGH1-like glycoside hydrolase domain-containing protein yields MTTPAPSGWNTWDVRTHTGMTHLPSGLRVRFGLLDAAGTPVFDGFTWRHGLVRLGHHTVDGSFAEVTVEVDGVELRLAMAGGPGDELYVRAESAGIVVVDWPETPGWRLDRDGDDVLIAPLASAAKAGDAGAVVEEHRAAADAVRPRSAGWYGTAADALTRAVTWNTIHAPDLDRVLTPTSRDFVSVERQGFYGTWALHAWDTFFTGLVASVVDRDYARGILAQILPFADDAGMIPNRVSDERGTTWDRSQPPVGALTVLNAYLAGGLSDETRDRRLLEETFDGLLAWHDWWPAHRRGPYGLLAWGSDPIDGDPESATLDRTKRESGLDDSPMYDEATYDPATHTMDLADAGLNALHVADAEALATMAAILGDDATAARLTAEADDARATAAKAFWDDDAHAYRNLRADGSHDPHVSPTLLYPLLGGFPDEATARDIADALLQPGVLGGDRPLPSVARNDPGFAATYWRGRIWAPMAYLAVQGLRRYDLRDHSRAVSGALLGLFLAEWDTHSAVRENYPAFDGEDLTGFQQRSDGLMAWGGLLAHLAFGELAEARTDGWRFAHPGRPAELSNLPLGDGRLTVTAGDRLVVTLDGAVLLDAAPGVVVTAYRRTADEVGATVTGTGDVRVAVPGTTNGEPEVVTVDGGTRRVQFVREGSPA; encoded by the coding sequence ATGACCACTCCCGCACCCTCCGGCTGGAACACCTGGGACGTCCGCACCCACACCGGCATGACCCACCTGCCGTCGGGCCTGCGGGTCCGCTTCGGCCTGCTCGACGCCGCGGGCACGCCCGTGTTCGACGGGTTCACCTGGCGCCACGGCCTGGTCCGGCTCGGCCACCACACCGTCGACGGCTCGTTCGCCGAGGTCACGGTCGAGGTCGACGGCGTCGAGCTGCGGCTGGCCATGGCCGGCGGCCCCGGCGACGAGCTGTACGTGCGCGCCGAGTCCGCCGGCATCGTCGTCGTCGACTGGCCGGAGACGCCCGGCTGGCGACTGGACCGCGACGGCGACGACGTCCTGATCGCGCCGCTCGCGTCCGCCGCGAAGGCCGGCGACGCCGGCGCCGTCGTCGAGGAGCACCGGGCCGCCGCGGACGCCGTCCGCCCCCGCTCCGCAGGCTGGTACGGCACCGCCGCCGACGCGCTGACCCGCGCCGTCACCTGGAACACCATCCACGCGCCGGACCTCGACCGCGTGCTGACCCCGACGTCGCGCGACTTCGTCTCCGTCGAGCGGCAGGGGTTCTACGGCACCTGGGCGCTGCACGCGTGGGACACGTTCTTCACCGGGCTGGTCGCGAGCGTGGTCGACCGCGACTACGCCCGCGGCATCCTGGCGCAGATCCTGCCGTTCGCCGACGACGCCGGGATGATCCCGAACCGCGTCAGCGACGAGCGCGGCACCACGTGGGACCGCTCGCAGCCGCCGGTCGGCGCGCTGACCGTCCTCAACGCGTACCTCGCCGGCGGGCTGTCCGACGAGACCCGCGACCGGCGCCTCCTCGAAGAGACCTTCGACGGACTGCTGGCCTGGCACGACTGGTGGCCGGCCCACCGCCGCGGCCCGTACGGGCTGCTGGCGTGGGGGTCGGACCCGATCGACGGCGACCCGGAGTCGGCCACCCTCGACCGCACCAAGCGCGAGTCCGGCCTGGACGACTCGCCCATGTACGACGAGGCCACGTACGACCCGGCGACGCACACCATGGACCTCGCCGACGCCGGGCTGAACGCGCTGCACGTCGCCGACGCCGAGGCCCTGGCCACCATGGCCGCGATCCTCGGCGACGACGCCACGGCCGCCCGGCTCACGGCCGAGGCCGACGACGCGCGCGCCACCGCCGCGAAGGCGTTCTGGGACGACGACGCGCACGCCTACCGCAACCTGCGCGCCGACGGCAGCCACGACCCGCACGTCTCGCCGACGCTGCTGTACCCCCTGCTCGGTGGGTTCCCGGACGAGGCGACAGCGCGGGACATCGCCGACGCCCTCCTGCAACCCGGCGTCCTCGGCGGCGACCGGCCGCTGCCCAGCGTCGCCCGCAACGACCCCGGCTTCGCCGCCACCTACTGGCGCGGCCGCATCTGGGCGCCCATGGCCTACCTGGCCGTGCAGGGGCTGCGCCGCTACGACCTGCGCGACCACAGCCGCGCGGTCAGCGGCGCCCTGCTCGGCCTCTTCCTCGCCGAGTGGGACACCCACAGCGCGGTCCGCGAGAACTACCCGGCCTTCGACGGCGAGGACCTCACCGGCTTCCAGCAGCGCTCCGACGGGCTGATGGCCTGGGGCGGGCTGCTGGCGCACCTCGCGTTCGGCGAGCTGGCCGAGGCACGGACCGACGGCTGGCGCTTCGCCCACCCCGGACGACCGGCCGAGCTGAGCAACCTGCCGCTCGGTGACGGCCGCCTCACGGTGACCGCCGGCGATCGGCTCGTGGTCACGCTCGACGGCGCCGTCCTGCTCGACGCCGCACCGGGCGTCGTCGTCACCGCCTACCGGCGCACGGCCGACGAGGTCGGCGCCACCGTCACCGGCACCGGGGACGTCCGCGTCGCCGTGCCGGGCACCACCAACGGCGAGCCGGAAGTCGTCACCGTCGACGGCGGCACCCGGCGCGTCCAGTTCGTCAGAGAGGGATCCCCCGCGTGA
- a CDS encoding ABC transporter ATP-binding protein — protein MSLLEIRDLRVTFGRRRDPFVAVDGVSLDVGAEQTVGLVGESGSGKTTVARCVAGLQRPDAGTVTFEGRALDRVGRRPSPLQRAVQMVFQDPRSSLNPRMSIDAIIGESWRTHPSAAPSGDRRAAVHALLADVGLDADVASRRPGDLSGGQCQRVSIARALAVRPRLLVCDEAVSALDVSVQAQILRLLVDLRRTHHLAMLFISHDLGVVHQIADRVAVMRRGLVVEEGPASDVLGAPQHEYTRALLDAALDLDDAGSVTG, from the coding sequence ATGAGTCTGCTCGAGATCCGCGACCTGCGGGTGACGTTCGGGCGACGGCGCGATCCGTTCGTCGCCGTCGACGGCGTGAGCCTCGACGTCGGCGCCGAGCAGACCGTCGGACTGGTCGGCGAGTCCGGCTCGGGCAAGACGACCGTCGCCCGCTGCGTCGCCGGGCTGCAGCGCCCCGACGCCGGCACCGTCACGTTCGAGGGCCGGGCGCTGGACCGGGTCGGCCGCCGTCCGTCCCCGCTGCAGCGCGCCGTGCAGATGGTCTTCCAGGACCCGCGCTCGTCGCTGAACCCGCGCATGAGCATCGACGCGATCATCGGCGAGTCCTGGCGCACGCACCCGTCGGCGGCGCCGTCCGGCGACCGGCGCGCGGCCGTCCACGCACTGCTCGCCGACGTCGGCCTCGACGCCGACGTCGCGTCCCGCCGTCCCGGCGACCTCTCCGGCGGGCAGTGCCAGCGGGTCAGCATCGCCCGGGCGCTGGCCGTGCGGCCGCGGCTGCTGGTCTGCGACGAGGCGGTGTCGGCGCTGGACGTGAGCGTGCAGGCACAGATCCTGCGGCTGCTGGTCGACCTGCGCCGCACCCACCACCTGGCCATGCTGTTCATCTCGCACGACCTCGGCGTGGTGCACCAGATCGCCGACCGCGTCGCCGTCATGCGCCGCGGCCTGGTCGTCGAGGAGGGCCCGGCCTCCGACGTGCTCGGCGCGCCCCAGCACGAGTACACGCGGGCGCTGCTCGACGCCGCCCTCGACCTCGACGACGCCGGATCGGTGACCGGATGA